In one Desulfoferula mesophila genomic region, the following are encoded:
- a CDS encoding MlaD family protein encodes MSKQVNNKMVGGFLVTALALLVVGVMIFGSGTFFEKTETRVMHFQGAIKGLTIGSPVLLKGVKVGTVSNIVVNYDPSKLTVDIPVYIALNPSSFSIIGGEAPKTLEAQRKRTKDLIAHGLRAQLQTQSLITGQLVVALDFFPDTPVKLVNPDGPVIEIPTIPSALDQLSDTLKRINLDEIATQTSAVLEGLAKLVNAPELKASLKDLQTIMQKTKSTMSIVESRAQPLADEVVGTVTDTRKLVNQTNERVARLSNSAEAILQKTDNGLGPLVASLNTASNTATDTLLAAKKALEQADNMLGKDSHFRYQINNALEELAAAASSIRDLAAYLERHPEALIEGKK; translated from the coding sequence ATGAGCAAACAAGTCAACAACAAGATGGTCGGCGGGTTTTTGGTAACCGCCTTGGCCTTGTTGGTGGTGGGGGTCATGATCTTCGGCTCGGGAACGTTCTTTGAAAAGACCGAGACGCGGGTTATGCACTTCCAGGGCGCCATCAAGGGACTCACCATCGGTTCGCCGGTGCTGCTCAAAGGGGTCAAGGTGGGCACGGTCAGCAACATCGTCGTCAACTACGACCCCAGCAAGCTGACGGTGGACATCCCGGTATACATCGCCCTGAACCCCAGCAGCTTTTCCATAATAGGAGGCGAAGCGCCCAAGACCCTGGAAGCGCAGCGCAAAAGGACCAAAGACCTCATAGCCCATGGTTTGCGGGCCCAGCTGCAAACCCAGAGCTTGATCACCGGCCAACTGGTGGTGGCCCTGGACTTCTTTCCGGACACCCCGGTAAAGCTGGTGAACCCGGATGGACCCGTGATTGAAATACCCACCATCCCCTCGGCCCTGGACCAGCTGAGCGATACGCTCAAGCGCATCAACCTGGACGAAATCGCCACCCAGACCTCCGCCGTGCTGGAGGGCCTGGCCAAGCTGGTCAACGCGCCGGAGCTGAAGGCCTCGCTCAAGGATCTGCAAACGATCATGCAGAAGACCAAAAGCACCATGTCGATCGTCGAGTCGCGGGCACAACCCCTGGCCGACGAGGTGGTGGGCACGGTGACCGATACGCGCAAGCTGGTCAACCAGACCAATGAAAGGGTGGCCCGGCTGTCCAACAGCGCCGAAGCCATTTTGCAAAAGACCGACAACGGCCTGGGGCCCTTGGTCGCCAGCCTGAACACGGCCTCCAATACCGCCACGGACACACTGCTGGCCGCCAAGAAGGCCCTGGAACAGGCTGACAACATGTTGGGCAAGGACTCTCACTTCAGGTACCAGATCAACAACGCCCTGGAAGAGTTGGCCGCGGCCGCAAGCTCCATAAGGGACCTGGCCGCCTATCTGGAACGCCACCCAGAGGCCTTGATCGAAGGCAAGAAATAA
- a CDS encoding DUF1254 domain-containing protein — MAKIIRPLALLVFFFALAMPGSVAAQTATVIPPELITPDKTQSSIGLLEFQDGAPSMATAEKVRDALAFNNALAVYNNSFRGASAYGIAKGLQSIGAPDNSVTIFSKLMDSKSLFLTGNCDTLYYMSIVNLSQGPMVIEQPPMGLGTINDMWFSWIIDIGGPGPDRGQGGKYLLVPPGYTGPLPEGGYYIAHTKTNRVIYMARSVLVNSDPAPAVANVKKHLKIYPYQPGGMGTSIATALEGKVRLSGNPPILETKFIEGSGKAFNTIPPSGYGFFEMINENFQSEPATSYDVELAGQLAAIGIVHGKPFKPDARMKKILTDAAAVGNAAGRTLNWRYALMHPEWTYYRNSMWMNMMFEGGAFFETPPPEYTKEGMFKPYPPTGARTLDSRTAFYYAYTFDSPGMIMRIPRMGSQYLVGFTDSAGRLLDGTKTYRLKLPKGIPAANFWSLTLYDNQSRSMLDTPQRFPRAGSQTYPSPAAQAGSDGSTTIYIAPQQPKGVARGNWVQSVPGKGWFTVLRLYGPEETFFSKAWRAGEIELVK; from the coding sequence ATGGCAAAAATTATTAGGCCTTTGGCGCTACTGGTCTTTTTTTTCGCACTGGCCATGCCAGGCTCTGTCGCGGCTCAGACGGCCACCGTGATACCTCCTGAGTTGATCACCCCGGATAAAACGCAGTCGAGCATCGGCCTCTTGGAGTTCCAAGACGGCGCGCCAAGCATGGCGACCGCCGAGAAGGTGCGTGACGCGCTCGCTTTCAACAACGCCCTGGCCGTGTACAACAACAGTTTTCGCGGCGCCTCGGCGTACGGTATTGCCAAGGGGTTGCAAAGCATCGGAGCCCCGGACAACAGTGTCACCATCTTTTCCAAACTGATGGACAGCAAATCGCTGTTCCTCACGGGCAACTGCGACACCCTTTATTACATGTCGATCGTCAACCTGTCCCAGGGGCCGATGGTGATCGAACAGCCGCCCATGGGCCTGGGCACGATCAACGACATGTGGTTCAGCTGGATTATCGACATCGGCGGCCCCGGACCGGATCGCGGGCAAGGCGGCAAGTACCTGCTCGTGCCGCCCGGCTACACCGGCCCGTTGCCCGAAGGCGGATACTACATTGCCCACACCAAGACCAACCGCGTGATTTACATGGCGCGTTCCGTCCTGGTGAACAGCGACCCGGCCCCCGCCGTGGCCAACGTCAAAAAGCACCTCAAGATTTACCCCTATCAGCCCGGCGGCATGGGAACCAGCATCGCCACCGCGTTGGAGGGCAAGGTTCGTCTGAGCGGCAACCCGCCGATTCTCGAAACCAAGTTCATCGAAGGCAGCGGCAAGGCCTTCAACACCATTCCGCCCAGCGGCTACGGCTTCTTCGAGATGATCAACGAGAATTTTCAGAGCGAGCCGGCCACCAGCTACGACGTGGAACTCGCGGGGCAACTTGCCGCCATCGGCATCGTGCACGGCAAGCCCTTCAAGCCCGACGCGCGGATGAAAAAAATCCTCACCGACGCCGCGGCGGTGGGCAACGCGGCGGGGCGCACCCTCAACTGGCGCTACGCACTCATGCATCCGGAGTGGACGTACTACCGGAATTCGATGTGGATGAACATGATGTTCGAGGGCGGCGCGTTCTTCGAAACCCCGCCGCCGGAGTACACCAAGGAGGGGATGTTCAAGCCGTATCCCCCGACAGGAGCCCGCACGCTCGATTCGCGCACCGCGTTCTATTACGCCTACACCTTCGACTCGCCCGGCATGATAATGCGCATACCCAGGATGGGCTCGCAATACCTCGTGGGCTTCACCGACTCCGCGGGCCGGCTGCTCGATGGAACCAAGACCTACCGGTTGAAGTTGCCCAAGGGCATTCCGGCCGCCAACTTCTGGTCTCTGACACTCTACGACAACCAGTCGCGCTCCATGCTCGACACACCCCAGCGTTTCCCTCGCGCCGGCAGCCAGACCTACCCCTCACCTGCAGCTCAGGCGGGCTCCGATGGCTCCACGACGATCTACATCGCTCCCCAGCAACCCAAGGGCGTGGCCCGGGGCAACTGGGTTCAGTCGGTGCCAGGCAAGGGTTGGTTTACCGTCCTGCGCCTGTACGGGCCGGAGGAAACCTTCTTCAGCAAGGCTTGGCGGGCGGGCGAGATCGAGTTGGTGAAGTGA
- a CDS encoding MBL fold metallo-hydrolase: MDKAFEFTPDIEVLPSHVPLPGMGYLPVNAFIIKADEPVLVDTGTGRDSDEFMKTLRMVVDPQELKWVWITHDDSDHTGSIQKILEAAPKARLAANALAVMRMNAAWPVPMDRVYWLNHGDGISAGDRKLTAIRPPLFDNPTTIGIYDDKSDVFFSADCFGAIIPTLAQDADDLKEDALAQGMLSWASGDCPWVHAIPPEVFARQLDTLRQLAPKSILSAHLPPASRMTAKFLDTLALVPASKPFIAPNQAVLDQMMGQTEN; encoded by the coding sequence ATGGACAAGGCTTTTGAATTTACGCCGGATATCGAGGTCCTCCCCTCTCACGTCCCACTACCCGGAATGGGGTATCTCCCAGTCAACGCCTTTATCATCAAGGCCGATGAGCCGGTCCTGGTTGATACGGGAACGGGAAGAGATAGTGATGAGTTCATGAAAACGCTGCGGATGGTCGTGGATCCACAGGAGCTAAAGTGGGTGTGGATTACCCATGATGACTCGGACCACACCGGAAGCATTCAGAAAATTCTTGAAGCCGCACCCAAGGCCCGACTCGCGGCCAACGCGCTCGCGGTGATGCGTATGAATGCTGCTTGGCCGGTCCCCATGGATCGCGTGTATTGGCTTAACCACGGCGATGGCATATCGGCGGGAGACCGCAAGTTGACCGCGATCAGACCGCCCCTGTTTGACAACCCGACTACCATCGGTATTTACGACGACAAGTCGGATGTTTTTTTCTCCGCCGACTGTTTTGGGGCCATCATCCCCACCTTGGCGCAAGATGCCGATGACCTGAAAGAGGACGCACTGGCGCAAGGGATGCTCAGTTGGGCCAGCGGAGATTGTCCCTGGGTTCACGCGATTCCTCCGGAGGTGTTTGCGCGGCAACTCGACACTCTCCGCCAACTTGCACCGAAGAGCATATTGTCGGCCCACTTGCCACCGGCATCGAGGATGACCGCAAAATTCCTGGACACGCTGGCTTTAGTTCCGGCTTCGAAACCTTTTATAGCCCCCAACCAGGCGGTATTGGATCAAATGATGGGTCAAACGGAGAACTAG
- a CDS encoding MlaE family ABC transporter permease: protein MSAACSINLTRPSPQLLAVHLAGDWLRTVERPSAALLRQELDAGPSVTAVDLEAEGITSWDSTLLIFVQHLREVCSEKKLPFTVKSLPDGAVRLLDLAAAVPERKGARRKFQQESFLERVGLEARAFQHSAGEMLDFIGAVSISSLKLIKGHSKLRVSDMLAIAQECSVQALPIVSLISLLVGLILGFVGAVQLQMFGAQIYVASLVGVAMIRVMGAIMTGIIMAGRTGAAFAAQLGTMQVNEEIDALRTMGIPPMEFLVLPRVFSLALMMPLLCVYADLLGVLGGLIVGVGMLNIGVVEYYNQTVLSVSLADFAIGILQAAVFGVLVAVAGCMRGMQCGRSASAVGNAATSAVVTSIVSIIVATALITLMCNVLGI, encoded by the coding sequence ATGAGCGCCGCTTGCAGCATTAACCTGACCAGGCCTTCACCCCAACTCCTGGCGGTCCACTTGGCGGGCGACTGGCTGCGGACCGTGGAACGCCCCAGCGCCGCTTTATTGCGACAAGAGCTGGACGCCGGTCCGTCGGTGACCGCAGTGGACCTGGAGGCCGAGGGCATCACCTCCTGGGACAGCACGCTTTTGATCTTCGTGCAGCATTTGCGCGAGGTGTGCTCTGAAAAAAAGCTGCCCTTTACCGTCAAAAGCCTGCCCGACGGCGCGGTGCGATTGTTGGATTTGGCGGCGGCGGTGCCCGAGCGCAAGGGCGCGCGGCGCAAGTTCCAACAGGAGTCGTTCTTGGAGAGGGTTGGCCTGGAAGCCCGCGCCTTCCAACATTCCGCCGGAGAGATGCTGGACTTCATCGGGGCGGTGTCCATCTCCTCGCTCAAGCTGATCAAGGGGCACTCCAAGCTGCGCGTCTCGGACATGCTGGCCATCGCCCAGGAATGCAGCGTGCAGGCCCTGCCCATCGTCTCGCTGATAAGCCTCCTGGTGGGCCTGATCCTGGGCTTCGTGGGGGCCGTGCAGCTGCAGATGTTCGGGGCCCAGATCTACGTGGCCTCCCTGGTGGGCGTGGCCATGATCCGGGTCATGGGCGCCATCATGACCGGCATCATCATGGCCGGCCGCACGGGCGCCGCCTTTGCCGCCCAACTGGGCACCATGCAGGTAAACGAGGAAATCGACGCCCTGAGAACCATGGGCATACCGCCCATGGAGTTTCTGGTCCTGCCCCGGGTGTTTTCCCTGGCCCTGATGATGCCCCTGCTTTGCGTGTACGCCGACCTGTTGGGGGTATTGGGCGGGCTTATCGTGGGCGTGGGCATGCTGAACATAGGAGTGGTCGAATACTATAACCAGACGGTGCTCTCGGTGAGCCTGGCCGATTTCGCCATCGGCATTTTGCAGGCGGCGGTTTTCGGAGTGCTGGTGGCGGTGGCCGGATGCATGCGGGGCATGCAATGCGGACGCAGCGCCTCGGCGGTGGGCAACGCGGCCACCTCGGCGGTGGTTACCTCCATCGTGAGCATCATCGTGGCCACCGCCCTGATCACCCTGATGTGCAACGTCCTGGGGATATAA
- a CDS encoding PqiC family protein, producing MNKKTIGALALFSVLILAGCASSPPSKFYMLNPIAPKDATSQYKADLGGKMISIGPVTVPAYVNRPQMVERVSPEELRLLEFNRWAEPVDKAVILTLQDNLNELLGKKGYTFFKWNEFKQSNYQLIVQVTRLDGAPGGKFGLTARWSVLGGDNHKLLLFQGCRIIIDVPGSSPKDLVTAHSEALADLSRRIATSLQETLP from the coding sequence ATGAACAAAAAAACCATCGGGGCCCTAGCCTTGTTCTCCGTGTTGATCCTCGCAGGCTGCGCCTCCAGCCCCCCGAGCAAGTTCTACATGCTCAACCCGATTGCCCCCAAGGACGCCACCAGCCAATACAAGGCGGACCTTGGCGGCAAGATGATCAGCATCGGCCCGGTTACCGTCCCGGCCTACGTCAATCGTCCCCAGATGGTGGAACGGGTCAGTCCGGAGGAGTTGCGCCTGCTGGAATTCAACCGCTGGGCGGAGCCGGTCGATAAAGCCGTCATCTTGACCTTGCAGGACAACCTGAACGAGCTTTTGGGGAAAAAGGGTTACACCTTCTTCAAATGGAACGAGTTCAAGCAATCCAACTACCAGCTCATAGTGCAGGTGACCCGGCTGGACGGCGCGCCGGGCGGGAAGTTCGGGCTGACAGCCCGCTGGTCGGTCCTGGGCGGCGACAACCACAAGCTGCTTTTGTTCCAGGGCTGCCGGATCATCATCGACGTGCCCGGCTCCTCGCCCAAGGATCTGGTAACCGCCCACAGCGAGGCCCTGGCCGACCTGAGCCGCCGCATTGCGACCTCCCTGCAGGAAACCCTGCCGTAG
- a CDS encoding LamB/YcsF family protein, whose protein sequence is MSVIDLNCDLGESFGPYRMGYDQQVMQHITSANIACGWHAGDPVVMDRTVAMAVELGVSVGAHPGYPDLMGFGRRHMECSSAELRNYVIYQVGALEAFCRLHGVGLSHVKPHGKLYLDCLDREEQAMVIAQAVYDYNPELIYVAFAGQRGEVMRKVAAEVGLKVAFEAFPDRSYTPDGRLTTRDTPGAVVTDPDQVAEIALRVATEQKMITIDGSAIDLEAQTLCVHGDTPTALDLVKSIRKKLTSAGVTVAPMSRFLK, encoded by the coding sequence ATGAGCGTGATAGATCTCAACTGCGACCTGGGTGAAAGTTTCGGGCCCTACCGCATGGGTTACGACCAACAGGTGATGCAGCACATCACCTCGGCCAACATCGCCTGCGGCTGGCACGCCGGAGACCCCGTGGTTATGGACCGAACCGTGGCCATGGCGGTGGAGCTGGGCGTCAGCGTGGGGGCGCACCCCGGCTATCCCGACCTCATGGGCTTCGGACGGCGCCACATGGAGTGCTCATCGGCGGAGTTGCGCAACTACGTAATATATCAGGTGGGAGCCCTGGAGGCCTTTTGCCGCCTACACGGGGTGGGGCTCAGCCATGTAAAACCGCACGGCAAGCTGTACCTGGACTGTCTGGACCGTGAGGAGCAGGCCATGGTAATCGCCCAGGCAGTGTACGATTACAACCCCGAGCTCATATATGTGGCCTTTGCGGGTCAGCGGGGCGAGGTGATGCGCAAGGTGGCCGCCGAAGTGGGCCTCAAGGTGGCTTTCGAGGCCTTCCCCGACCGGTCCTACACCCCCGATGGCAGGCTGACTACTCGCGATACCCCCGGCGCGGTGGTCACTGATCCGGACCAGGTGGCGGAAATCGCCTTGCGCGTGGCCACGGAACAAAAGATGATCACCATCGACGGCAGTGCGATCGACCTGGAGGCGCAGACCCTCTGTGTGCACGGGGACACGCCCACCGCTTTGGATCTGGTCAAATCCATCCGTAAGAAGCTGACCTCGGCGGGTGTGACGGTAGCTCCCATGTCACGCTTTCTGAAATAA
- a CDS encoding lipocalin family protein produces MVKTFLAFLLLLPLMVSCADRAPVDGHTVSKVDLQRYSGKWYEIASLPNSFQKDCFCTSAEYSLEDGYVKVVNRCRRGYVHGQEDEAVGKAWPVKGSNNSRLEVSFFWPFKGDYWVIGLDEDYQWAIVGHPDKKYLWILARKPHISPALYKELIEKVKDMGYQTENLNKTVQACGE; encoded by the coding sequence ATGGTCAAAACCTTCCTGGCTTTCCTTTTGTTGTTACCTCTAATGGTGTCATGCGCGGACAGAGCGCCTGTTGACGGTCATACGGTCTCCAAGGTCGATCTGCAGCGATACAGCGGCAAATGGTACGAGATCGCTTCTCTGCCGAATTCTTTTCAAAAAGACTGCTTTTGCACCTCGGCCGAGTACTCTTTGGAAGATGGTTATGTCAAAGTAGTCAATCGCTGCCGCAGAGGATATGTCCATGGTCAAGAGGACGAAGCGGTCGGTAAGGCTTGGCCGGTGAAGGGAAGCAACAACTCACGCTTGGAGGTAAGTTTTTTTTGGCCTTTTAAGGGAGATTATTGGGTCATTGGTTTAGATGAGGATTACCAGTGGGCCATAGTCGGTCACCCGGATAAGAAATATCTTTGGATCCTTGCGCGCAAGCCTCATATCTCTCCGGCTTTATATAAAGAGCTGATAGAAAAAGTAAAGGACATGGGGTACCAAACGGAAAATTTAAATAAAACGGTTCAGGCCTGTGGGGAATAA
- a CDS encoding ABC transporter ATP-binding protein, with product MATPEPSIVVKDLTMAYGSFVVQRDLTFTVNQGDIFIIMGGSGCGKSTLMHHLTGLKEPATGDVWYGKVNFWKATVAEREAIMRKVGVLYQSGALWSSMTLAENIALPLNEYTDLTKSEIQEMASLKLALVGLSGFEDYYPSEISGGMQKRAGLARAMALDPKILFFDEPSAGLDPVSAHLLDELILELRDSLGTTIVVVTHELASIFAIGNNSVFLDPESKTMIAGGDPNMLLKQSRDPKVRRFLTRGLDDGTKPVSSPAGPAAERDGQ from the coding sequence ATGGCCACACCTGAACCCAGCATAGTGGTCAAGGATTTGACCATGGCCTATGGCAGCTTCGTGGTGCAACGGGACCTCACCTTCACCGTGAACCAGGGCGACATCTTCATCATCATGGGGGGCAGCGGCTGCGGCAAAAGCACCCTCATGCACCACCTCACCGGGCTCAAGGAGCCAGCTACCGGCGACGTCTGGTACGGCAAGGTCAACTTCTGGAAAGCGACGGTGGCCGAGCGCGAGGCCATCATGCGCAAGGTGGGGGTCCTTTACCAGAGCGGGGCCCTGTGGAGTTCCATGACCCTGGCCGAGAACATCGCCCTGCCCCTCAATGAATACACCGATCTGACCAAATCGGAGATCCAGGAGATGGCTTCCCTGAAGCTGGCCCTGGTGGGCCTGTCCGGCTTCGAGGACTACTACCCCTCCGAGATCAGCGGCGGCATGCAAAAACGGGCGGGACTGGCCCGGGCCATGGCCCTGGACCCGAAGATACTATTCTTCGACGAGCCCTCGGCGGGGCTGGACCCGGTGAGCGCCCATCTGCTCGACGAGTTGATTCTGGAGCTTCGCGACAGCCTGGGCACCACCATCGTGGTGGTCACCCATGAGCTGGCCAGCATCTTCGCCATAGGCAACAACTCGGTTTTTCTGGACCCCGAGAGCAAAACCATGATTGCCGGCGGCGATCCCAATATGTTGCTGAAACAATCGCGCGATCCCAAGGTGCGCAGGTTCCTGACTCGCGGGCTGGACGATGGCACCAAACCGGTAAGTTCACCCGCCGGCCCGGCGGCGGAGAGGGACGGACAATGA
- a CDS encoding NADH:flavin oxidoreductase gives MSGINKLFSPWHLGGLVLPNRLVRSATWEGMADAHGIPGTRLGDLWADLAYGGVGLIVGGYMHVLPEGQGLPGQTGIFDDQHVEPLAKLVERVHQAGGLIAAQLAHAGRHTHANWIGRQPLGPSGGYNQALKEEIREMDSDYIKKAIQAFGQGARRAKEAGFDAVQLHAAHGYLINQFLSPAFNQRQDEYGGSLENRARFCVEAYQAVRAEVGREYPVFIKMNSDDGVPRGFTVDQAVKVAQELANKGMNAIEVSGGVAGGGKAHRNGPGRVVGGPEEEGYFLDNALVIKEKVKVPVISVGGWRSVGRITEALNRLDAIAMSRPLIKQPDLPALWRAGDESPASCVSCGKCLATGQQGGIYCAKGHEIP, from the coding sequence ATGAGCGGAATAAATAAACTGTTCAGTCCCTGGCATCTTGGTGGGCTGGTGCTCCCGAACCGCCTAGTGCGTAGCGCTACCTGGGAAGGTATGGCGGATGCCCATGGCATACCTGGCACCCGGCTGGGAGATTTGTGGGCCGACTTGGCCTACGGCGGAGTGGGCTTGATCGTTGGCGGTTATATGCATGTCTTACCGGAAGGACAGGGTCTACCGGGCCAGACCGGCATCTTCGACGATCAGCATGTTGAGCCTCTGGCCAAGTTGGTGGAAAGAGTGCACCAGGCCGGAGGCCTCATTGCTGCCCAACTGGCTCACGCCGGGAGACACACCCATGCCAACTGGATCGGTCGCCAGCCTCTGGGTCCAAGTGGAGGCTACAACCAAGCGCTGAAGGAAGAAATTCGAGAAATGGACTCGGACTATATAAAAAAGGCGATACAGGCCTTCGGCCAGGGCGCTCGCCGGGCCAAGGAAGCTGGCTTCGATGCGGTGCAGTTACATGCGGCTCACGGCTATCTGATTAACCAGTTCCTCAGCCCGGCCTTCAATCAGCGCCAGGACGAATATGGCGGCAGTTTGGAAAACCGGGCCCGCTTTTGCGTAGAGGCTTACCAGGCGGTCCGCGCCGAGGTGGGCCGGGAGTACCCGGTTTTCATCAAAATGAACAGCGATGATGGCGTGCCCAGGGGATTCACCGTGGACCAGGCAGTGAAAGTAGCTCAGGAACTGGCCAATAAGGGAATGAACGCCATCGAGGTGAGCGGTGGGGTTGCCGGTGGTGGTAAGGCCCACCGCAACGGCCCGGGACGGGTGGTGGGTGGCCCCGAAGAGGAGGGCTATTTTTTGGACAATGCCTTGGTGATCAAGGAAAAGGTGAAGGTGCCGGTGATCAGCGTGGGAGGCTGGCGGAGTGTGGGGCGCATAACCGAAGCCCTGAACCGGCTGGATGCCATCGCCATGAGCCGGCCCTTGATAAAGCAGCCCGACCTGCCCGCTCTCTGGCGGGCAGGCGATGAGTCTCCGGCCAGTTGCGTCTCCTGTGGCAAGTGCCTGGCCACCGGACAGCAGGGAGGAATTTACTGCGCAAAGGGGCACGAGATACCTTAA